The window tatttatttatttatttttttttttttaagggttccAAGATTTTACTTATGTATGCCTTTTTTCTTTGAGCCTTTGCTGATATTTACAAAGAGATTACTAGTGCATGTCTTTTTACTTCTCAAAGTATGTTCCCATTTCCCAATCAAGCATTTTAAGGAGGAAGGTTAAATGACTCTTTGGTGCTGACGTGGTTGATGGTTTTGCTTATTCTTTCAGATGGGTATCCATTTGAGCCTCCAAAGATGCAATTTATAACAAAAGTTTGGTATGTGCCAATCACATATTTGCATTCAACGCTCATATTTTTAGTTGTGGACTAGTTTGATTTTTTCCTTACATATTTCTGATACTTCGGAATAGCCGTTTGTTGTTAGTTGGAGCTCATTACTCATATGGTGTCTCACTTCTTGTGGAATCTGTTTGCGTATGACATGTTTTTTTCTGTTTCATATTCCACTGTTGTTCCACAAAATTGCTTAGCTTATGTGTTCTAATGTGGTCTATAGGGATTCCATTTTCTTTATTACTTTTTCTGAGAGCTTTTCTAATGGTGGATGTTGAGGCATCATAGGTGATCTGATTGGAGAAGCCTCATGCTATGTTGTTACATGTTTCTAGGGCTTTGGTTAGAGTGTAGGATGGTTTGCATTTGAATCAACACAATTTTCCCAGCAAATAAATCAGACTTTTGCTTGAGGTGGCTTGCGAGAAAGAGATTATAATCCCACAGGTATGTTGTTCTGTGGATAATCATATTGTGTGGTCACCAACTCTCATGAGAGTCCTTACTGTCGAGGAAATTAATGGATTTATCACATAGTTGGAAAGTTTGGTTACCTGTAACCTGAGAATAGCAGATAGATGGACAGCGGTGGACTCTAGAAAGAAGTGGGGCTTTCTCTGCAAGATCTTTCTATGCTCTGCTATCAGGAGATACTATTAAACAGGGTGACCATCCGATTGCTCATGTTTGGCTGCATCTGGGTCCACCTAGAGTGATTGTGTTCGGTTGATTTTTTGGGAGGGATCAAGTCCTTACCATCAACCATCTAATGAGAATAAACATGATCATTACCACTTCTGCATCTTATGTCTTGGGGATGTAGAGTTGGCGAATCACTTATTCACTGACAAAAGAGCAGCCCAAAAAGTGCGCAAAAAAAGAGCAGACACAATAAAGCTGGACAAAACGGGGAAAGGAAACACACTGATCGTAGAAGCACAGGAAACTCCATATGCAAACAGACCAGCATATATCTACAATGGGCACGCATGcacacaagaaaaaaagaaaagaaaaagaaaataagaaacacGGCAAAATCACCTTTTGAAAGGGAAAAGCTCATGTAAAAGGGGTGGCGCTACTTGGCTCTGATTGTTGTTTCTACCATCGAAGATTTGAAGGCCTGCACTCACAATACCTGCCTTAGCCAGATCATGAGCCTTAAAATTGTCTTCCCTTGGGATGTGATGAAATCTGACGGGCTGATTAGATCATAAATCTGTCTATTCCTTGACAATATTTGCAAGCTTCTAGAGAAATGAGCTGAAGATTGCTCAAGAGGTTGCATTAGAGTCCCTTTTGATAACATCCTGGAAAAAACTGAAGTCCACACTACAGCCATCCTGACTGCTTGAAGCAAAGGCACAGCCTCTGTTAAATATGATGAATCTTTGAAACCAACGGGCCAGAAAATTCTATCATCATTGCTTCATCAGAATCCTTCACTTAGGCTCCAATTCTCCAGCTGGCCTAGGATTACCAAAAGAACAGCCATCAAAATTGATCTTATAAGATGTTGGAAGAGAGGCTAACCAGTGCAACCCATCTTTAGATTTCTGCCAGGAGCAATTAAGAACTTCAGACCAATTGGAATGAGGATGCTGAGAAACCTCTAAGCGTAGAATTGAGCACCCCAAATGGCTAAGAGATTGACATTTGAAGTAGATAGCAAATTGCTTGTACTTGGACTGAGATTTTGCTGAAGCCTTGACGGGTagtttcttttccttatttgtgGTCTCTTGGAAAGGCTTCTTCCAAGCTTGGCAGAGGGTGTGGTAGGGTTGTAGGAGGATGTCCATGTAGCACCTCGCATTGCTAGCAGGTCTTTGGTTGCTGTGGAAAGAACAAAGTAACAGAACTTACAGTAAATTTATGAGATTCACATGTGgctgttttttttaaaaggtaaggAATAGGGTTCTAAGTTGGCGACAAGGATATAAACATGTCAGGGAGTCAGGGTTGCTCTAGAGAGCAAATCATTGAAGGTTTGTGGTAGGTGGGGCTAATAATATGTTCCAGATGATCTCTTGCTTTCTcagccttttttaaaaaatgtaaataaaattttgTTATGATTCATAAAAAAGTTGTATTTAAGCTTTACTTTTGTGATGGTTTGACCACTCCCAGTCAAAGACTATTTCAGGATATATTAATTCAAACTTTATCATATAAACTTATATCTATATCACCACCAGTATCAATTCATCACCAAGTCCTATTCTAACTAGTTGGGGTTAGCTACACAAATCCTGTTATGCCATTCTATCACGGAAAATATCATCAGTTTTGTCGGTGCTCAACTCTTTTCATATTCCCTCTACCCAAGTCCTtttggccttccccttgcccttttagagccttcaacttgaaccaactcactcttaACCAGTACAATTgtacatggccaaaccatctaggTTTCTGTCCCTCATCtaattacctattggtgctactcctaagctcCCTTGAATGcgttcattcctttttttttttttttttgaaagataacttatATTAAAGAAGAAACAGGAAGAACAAGAGAGAGaaaactgctgagatagcagaagctAACTAAGCCTCAAGGAAGGCTAGATCTACATTAAGCCCATCCATATGGGAAACCCATTCAGCAGTCAGACATTTAACGGAGGAAGCCACTAAGTGAGAAGGCTTCGATTCGTTGCGGAAACATTGATTGTTTCTTTCTGTCCAAATAGCCCACCAAATTGCCAAAATTACCATCCGCCATAGCCAAGATTTCAATATGCCTATTCTCACACCGTGCCAAGCCTTGATAAGCACATCCACATCTCTAGGGAAACACCAACTGACCTTGAAACAGGAGATGATGTCTGTCCAAATGGAGCAGGCAAACGGACAGTGAATGCATTCATTCCTAATTCTATCCCTTTCTTTgaactcatccatctcaacattctcatttCCACCACactcatcttatgaacatgttgtttcAACCTTcaaaaaacgaagaagaagaagaagaagaagagaacatgttgttcctttactgcccaacattctgtcccataaaacATGGCTGGTCTTGTAGCTATCCAATAAAATATCACCTTTAGTTTCATCGGTATGTGGCGCcggcaatcacataaaactccagagccACATCTCCACTTCAGCCACGGCCTTAATTCTATGATAAATAAAACTTCTATCTATTTATGACACTTACTGATCCTATTTACAGTCACATTTGCAATGGACTATTGTGGGACGGATTAAGTTCCTCTAAGATCTGAAACTTGTAGAAAATGCCTAATATAATCTTGGAGAAAGAGAACTTCTGTTAGCCAGCATATTCATATCATGCACTTGATTTGAGGGGCTATGGTTGATGACCTTGACCATGAGTAGCATGCACATATCTATGCGTGATGCTTGACTGGGGCATGCGTGCAGGAAATGACATGCTTATGAGCACCCAGGCCTGTGTTCTCAATTTGATTTGCAGCTCCCTCTTTGATGTAAAATGTTTAAATTAAAGCAAAAGGTGTTAACGCCTAATTTGATTTTTTAGGTTCGAAATCACATCAAACCTAGAACTTCCAGTCGAGCCTCACCACCGTACCGCATAATAATTTAGTCGCATGATTAGGGGAAAAAAATTAGAACTTTATTCCATTCACCATCCATTCACAAAAAGAGAGTCGTTACTTGTGCATATATTATTCCCAAAACAAAAGAAACCCTATCTAACTGCAACTAATTCATTAATCTAATCCTAGCCGTCTTTTAATAAAATGTCAATGAAGAAACTGCGTCTCATTCTGGTATTCCCATTCATGAATCACTAACTGTCCATGTCACAAAATCATGGTATTGGGCCCTTCAAAAGATAACTGAATCCAATTAGGACCAATTATTTGCCATGGTGATGTTGTTTGgcacctgcaaaaaaaaaaagtgtttgacACCTGAAAAGTGGTTGCCAAAATAAGCAATTGCTATGAGTGAATTTTTCCAACAAATCACTAGCTAGAATTTGTCCAAAATTAATGCAGTAtagcttattgaaaaccttttttttttttttaaaaaggtaccGGATGTAAATTCTATAATAAgtaggtggtttttttttttttttttttatagtgtgAAATTCCCTTTCGAAAAAtggatttcaaaaattcaaaatttgaaatgctTACGGAATCCTGCCAACAGGTTTCTAAATGGTGGGAGATAATTTCCCACCAACTTTTTGTAGTTATTGAGCTCCATCGATGTCGTGCTGTCATATGTTTCTTTTGTTAGATTTTAAAGGATCGTTGGCAGGCATCCTGTGACATGTCCTTCACACTTTGcagtagggctgcaacttgggtggTTTGGGTTGGGTAGAGGGTAAACCTGGAGGACCCAACCCACAAACTGGACTGACCTGAATTCCAACCCGATGtgcccaacctgaacccaacccgaaCTCCTCTATACTCAACCCAACTTGACCCACACAATCCAATCCGACCCAAATACGCATGAGCATTCCCAACCCTGGCCTAACCCGACCTGAATTTGATCAGCatgaacccaacccaaattcaaatTGGGCTGGTATTTTCCAACTGGAAACCAgcccaaggaccttgacaactTCATCCGATCTGACCtgaacttgggttgggtcaattgggtttgggttgactcGAACCGAAGTTGCATCCCTACTTCACAGTTGAAATCAATCAAATACATTCAGCAAATAATTTTCTTCTGTTTTAATCATCGTTATATATCCATAAATCAAAATCACAAGCTGCCAGATGATTATTCCTCTgttttctccccccttttgtatTGAAGGCACCCCAACATAAGCAGTCAAAATGGAGCAATCTGCTTGGacattttgaaagatcaatggAGCCCTGCCCTCACTTTGAAAACAGCACTGCTTTCTTTACAAGCATTGCTCTCTGCTCCAGAGCCTGATGACCCTCAAGATGCTGTGGTAGCTCAGCAGGTATGTCTGGTGGTCCCCACCTCCAATTCGCTTGATTTTCTTATCTTCTTATAATGCTCTTATTAGTTTGTGTTTGTAAACTGCAGTATCTCCGTGATTACCCCACTTTTCTTGGCACAGCTCGCTACTGGACTGAGGCTTTTGCCAAAAGGGCATCAGTTGGAACTGAAGAAAAGGTAGGGGACcctgagaactgatcacctatggCTGTTTGGTGAATTTAAAATCCTGCGCATGTTACTCTCTACACCCCCCAaaaaagtttggtcacaaaccaaaaaaaaaaaaaagaagcaaaaaactTTTTGTGGAAATTTCATGAAGTTGTATCCCCCACCATATATATGGATTGTGCAGGGTGATTaggaccattgatctggtggcAAGTGGGTGTGTTGTTCTATCCTCTGACCATATAATTATGCAGGGCGACTAGGACCTGTGATCTGGAGTGCCAAGTGGATGGGCTGTGGCCCAAAAATACAGTGATTGGACAAATCCTAATTGGCTGATTGTTGTGACCATCAGTTGTTGAAAGCCAACCACTGCTCTCAGCTTTGTTTTAACAGTATATTTGCAAGCCCTTCGATTGGATAGCTTCCTTGTtctggtcagcctgatttttgtccaTTGCCCATATGCATATGCCACATATAAGCTGGATATGTATAAGTCTCCCAGTCGAGATCCATGAAAGTGTGTGGCTGTGCGCATCACAATAGGCATTCATGGGAATGTTTTTAATGTCATCATAACATAGGGGAAAGTTCATGTGACCCTCGACCCAAGGATATGCATGGTTATCCTTGGCAGGATAACGCAGAACAttgattatgtgggccacactgtggatGGACTTGGCTGCCCCCTAAAATCTCTCAGTATTATACATCCCCAATCATCTATTTGTTAGGCCATTCCAATTGAGTGGGGACTCTTTTGCTTCATTCCTCTCTTGACAGTTTATTTTCAGGCAACCACTCAAGGAGATTTTGGGCCATGGTCCATCCACTTTGAGGCCCTCAGGTCAACTGTCTGGCTCATCAGACCGTGGGCCCgtgcttgtacaaactgaaaagtaTCATATAGTTCCTTACTGAGCACAATACCTTAGTAAAATCAGAGAATCcaataaatccaaaccgttcctGCCTACAGGTACAGAAGCTGTTAGAGATGGGATTCCCGGAGGCATTGGTGAGGGCGACTCTGGAAAGTGTTGGTGGCGACGAGAACATGGCTCTTGAAAAGCTTTGCTCATGCTAGGGCAAGAGTTGTCTCAACTTGGAATGTACAGTTTGCATGTTTGCTGCAAAAGAAAAAAGGTCTTACACGCTCTCTGCTTTATCAGTCTGTGCGCTAGTCAGCTTCTCTTAATCTCTTTGGACAGCCTAAAATTATTACTGATGTATTCAGACCAGGGAGAGAAAATCCCACGTATATTTTCTAATATCATAGATTTCATTGTCCATTCTTATTTCAGATCCATTTCATCAGTATTCAGATTGAAAAACTACATTGTTTACAAGCTTACTGTGTTACTGGgcgattgtggggcccatgcgaTGCATTTCCACTATCCAACTTGTCTATCAGATACGTCACCTTGGAAAACCCCTATTACTTGATACTCTgtctgatccaaaactaatgtgggccaCAGGAAAGATGAGCTTTGAGGGAAAACCCACCCTTGAATTCCACAGGGGCTTTCCTGAGTGGCAAAACAGCCTGGATATCGGATATCCCCTCGGGTCTGAACTGAATGGCCTCGGTTATATATAAACAACACTGTTGGGCCCCCATGCTAGTCAAAGATGAGCTTTCCCTCTCGATATTTCCTCTGTTCTGTGGTCCATTTAGTTTTTGATTGATCTTATTTCTGGCTCTGAAAGTTTGCCGAGGTGACGCATCTTAACAACGGTTAGGTTTTTGAACTCACCACAACGGAGCATGccccttaaaaaaaaagaaaatgatggcCAGGAGAAGTGGTTGGTGCCATTTTTCTTAGACATTGGATGCTCGTCTGCGGACATTTAAAAACCAATCACCCAGAATCCAAGCATTTGAGGAAATTAAATAAGATCCATGTTTCATATGGCTTTTGATTTTGCATGGCTTCCTTGTACAGCTCAGTAGCAAGCACCTGGGTTGACAAGTGAAATACTAGCTAAAGGACATGGTTGATGGTCCACTAACAAGTCCATTGAATGGAGGGTCAGGATTGCCATTCTGATGATCCCCAAGTTCATCCCATCTTATGGGTTGTTGCTATTGTTGCTCATTGTTATTGAAAATTGACATGGCGGAATACTAATTACACTGGCTTGAGTGCACTCATGTTGGACTTGCTCATCAGGCAATCTTCACTATTTGGATTCTATACAGCAGCTAAAATCATGCAGAttggatcatcaggtgggcctccaTCCGATAAACGTTTCTGATCTCACACGCATTTCAGCGAGTGCAATTGGCATCTAGTGCCGGTTTCAATTCACATTGCCAGCTACAGCCTGGGATACACCTGGCCTATTGCTATAGCCTTTGGATCTGGACTCACCTTTGGATGATCCAAAACCATTTACATGATGGGTCCCATCTCTGATTGTTGACGCTTCTCCTCTGTATATGGATGGTCTTACATAAACTTTTCTATTTCAATCTGAGAGTTCTTATGAGTCTCCTCCACAAAAGTCCTGATCTATCCTATCGCTACATTTTCTCTACGGCAAAACTCGCCACAGGTACCGTTTGATTGTTCCCAGTCCTGAGCTGGATGTTCAGTGGATGGGTGAAATACAAAAGGCACCTTCTAAAGCCTAATCCAGCTCTCCCAACATGTGTCATCTGTGTGCGAGATGAGGGCTATTCATCAGATGGTCCGGTCATTGGCTGCGCTCAAAGTTGAATATGAACCCGTTGATCAGATGGCCCGGTCATTGGCCGCGCCCAATGTTGAATATGGACCCTTGGTCAATTGGATATAACTGTCTTTTTTCTTTCATACATATAACTGTCCTTTGGGTTGTGGCGCGCATGTGCGCTGTGGGGCCAAAtcagatggacgcggatttcctgcgaatggctttcgcaggaagttccagcGCAAGGATtccgggtggggcccactgctatgtttgtgagaaatccacccgtccatccgtttttcaatctCATTCTAGGACATGTGAGAAAAAGTAaggtggatcaaaaactcaaatgggccacaagagatgaaaaagtggggatttagttttcaccgttgaaatatttatatggccacaaaagttttgtatccgtCTAATTTTTCGctcttttcatttcatcccagtaaaaatgacgtcataaacggtttggatggcatataaacatcaaggtggagcctaggaaagtttcaacggtaggagttcctttccccactgtttcatcttgtatggcccagttgagttttggatcctcataCTTTTTggtcacatcctaaaatgagctcgaaaaatggatggacgggttggatttctcataaacatcacattggaccccaccttccatcccagcacaggaacttcatgccaaagcctttcacaggaaatccgcgtccaactcagataaactgtaggtacagatatcatcttgatataaaacttttgtggaccccaaaatgtttccaatggtgggtgttcaatctccggttgtttcgtgtggtatgttcaacatgagttttggatctgccggATTTTTATGATTCTGTTCTATTGTGGTCttttgaaactgatggacggagtggatttgtcacggaaatctatgtgggccccacaaagcttccgGGGACTGACAATCCCCGTCCTGAGCAGATATGCCCGCGGTAGCATGTTATCCTCTGCCACACTGGGACCCGATTACTTACAATAAATTACGGTCCTCTTTAATAGTAGTttgggaaaaataagaaaattaatcTTTTGTCATTT is drawn from Magnolia sinica isolate HGM2019 chromosome 5, MsV1, whole genome shotgun sequence and contains these coding sequences:
- the LOC131246673 gene encoding ubiquitin-conjugating enzyme E2 27; translation: MLDVSRVQKELVECNRDKSTSGVSIELNGDELSHLSGTISGPVATPYEGGTFQIDIRLPDGYPFEPPKMQFITKVWHPNISSQNGAICLDILKDQWSPALTLKTALLSLQALLSAPEPDDPQDAVVAQQYLRDYPTFLGTARYWTEAFAKRASVGTEEKVQKLLEMGFPEALVRATLESVGGDENMALEKLCSC